A window of Corallococcus macrosporus DSM 14697 contains these coding sequences:
- a CDS encoding amidohydrolase family protein: MGTVLKGGYVVELEPALVERVDLRIEGERIVARGPDLTPGADDEVVALSGKLVFPGLVSAHHRLYAVLGRGMPRPPLESYQEILEQVAWPYENALDLDAVQVAGCAGGLEALQCGTTTVCDLHASPKAIAGSLTRLARGLHEVGVRGVLAYAVSDRQGALGREEGLEETVGFAKKAKGRFRGQVGAAPCFTLGPDALQGLAEALKTLGNGGLHLPLAEDPLDERLSNENYGASPVSRLLEAGLLSPKSQLAHVGHLDWADLAQVIATGAWLVHTPRANQGLEVGYAPALKFGARATLGADGVSADLFAEAQAAYLRSREAGQPIDVLRYLANGHRMASQIFDAPVGPMREGALADLLILDYLPATPLTAENLAWHVVFGLGSRHVEAVMVDGVWRMWARRPLSVSPTVVAEQAREAASAVWARMAEAAKK; the protein is encoded by the coding sequence TTGGGCACAGTCCTCAAGGGTGGTTACGTCGTCGAACTGGAGCCGGCGCTGGTCGAGCGCGTGGACCTGCGCATTGAAGGAGAGCGAATCGTCGCCCGGGGACCGGACCTGACGCCGGGCGCGGACGACGAGGTCGTCGCGCTGTCGGGCAAGCTGGTCTTCCCGGGGCTGGTGAGCGCGCACCACCGGCTGTATGCGGTGCTGGGCCGCGGCATGCCACGCCCACCGCTGGAGTCCTACCAGGAGATTCTGGAGCAGGTGGCCTGGCCCTACGAGAACGCGCTCGACCTGGACGCCGTGCAGGTGGCCGGCTGTGCCGGTGGCCTGGAGGCGCTCCAGTGTGGCACCACCACCGTGTGTGATTTGCACGCGTCGCCCAAGGCCATCGCCGGCTCGCTGACGCGGCTGGCGCGTGGGCTCCACGAGGTGGGCGTGCGCGGGGTGCTGGCCTACGCGGTGTCGGACCGCCAGGGCGCGCTGGGCCGCGAGGAGGGCCTGGAGGAGACGGTCGGCTTCGCGAAGAAGGCGAAGGGGCGCTTCCGGGGGCAGGTGGGCGCCGCGCCGTGCTTCACGCTGGGGCCGGACGCGCTGCAAGGCCTGGCGGAGGCGCTGAAGACGCTGGGCAACGGCGGGCTGCACCTGCCGCTGGCGGAGGACCCGCTCGACGAGCGCCTCTCCAATGAGAACTACGGGGCCTCGCCGGTGTCGCGGCTGCTGGAGGCGGGCCTGCTGTCGCCCAAGAGCCAGCTCGCGCACGTGGGGCACCTGGACTGGGCGGACCTGGCGCAGGTGATTGCCACGGGGGCGTGGCTGGTCCACACGCCGCGCGCCAACCAGGGCCTGGAGGTGGGCTACGCGCCGGCGCTGAAGTTCGGCGCGAGGGCCACGCTGGGCGCGGATGGCGTGTCCGCGGACCTGTTCGCGGAGGCGCAGGCGGCGTACCTGCGCTCGCGAGAGGCGGGGCAGCCCATCGACGTGCTGCGCTACCTGGCCAACGGGCACCGCATGGCGTCGCAGATTTTCGACGCGCCGGTGGGGCCCATGCGCGAGGGCGCGCTCGCGGACCTGCTCATCCTGGACTACCTGCCGGCCACGCCGCTGACGGCGGAGAACCTGGCCTGGCACGTGGTGTTCGGCCTGGGCAGCCGCCATGTGGAGGCGGTGATGGTGGATGGCGTGTGGCGCATGTGGGCGCGCCGGCCGCTGTCGGTGAGCCCCACCGTGGTGGCGGAGCAGGCCCGCGAGGCCGCGTCGGCGGTGTGGGCGCGGATGGCGGAGGCGGCGAAGAAGTAG
- a CDS encoding acyl-CoA desaturase, which yields MQTPSHALPAADERLNWRSSIPFFAVHLMCLFVFAVGAKPVDVAVCVGLYVVRMWGITAGFHRYFSHRAFKTGRVFQFILAFVGSMSAQKGVLWWAAHHRHHHRHSDQAEDIHSPLQKGFWWSHVGWILSDKYNDTRLEGIKDFARFPELVWLNRFHLVPPVLLGVALYFIGGFSMLVWGFFVSTTLLWHGTFTINSLSHIFGKRRYKTTDTSRNNWLLALVTLGEGWHNNHHFHQNTANQGWFWWEVDLSYYSLRVLSWFKVVEGLRLPSEATKYAFQKYTEEERAALAAPTRFWGASGERAQLVAAKAASDAAKAASDAAKVASDAAKAAGDKVREALTAAADHLPTSAPPPSALLKR from the coding sequence TTGCAGACACCGTCCCACGCCCTGCCCGCGGCGGATGAGCGCCTCAACTGGCGCTCCTCCATCCCCTTCTTCGCCGTCCACCTGATGTGCCTCTTCGTCTTCGCCGTCGGGGCGAAGCCGGTGGACGTGGCCGTCTGCGTGGGCCTCTACGTCGTGCGCATGTGGGGCATCACCGCGGGCTTCCACCGGTACTTCTCCCACCGGGCCTTCAAGACGGGGCGCGTCTTCCAGTTCATCCTGGCCTTCGTGGGCAGCATGTCCGCGCAGAAGGGCGTGCTGTGGTGGGCCGCGCACCACCGCCACCACCACCGCCATTCGGACCAGGCGGAGGACATCCACTCGCCCCTGCAGAAGGGCTTCTGGTGGAGCCACGTGGGGTGGATTCTCTCCGACAAGTACAACGACACCCGCCTGGAGGGCATCAAGGACTTCGCCCGCTTCCCGGAGCTGGTGTGGCTCAACCGCTTCCACCTGGTGCCGCCCGTGCTGCTGGGCGTGGCCCTCTACTTCATCGGCGGCTTCTCCATGCTGGTGTGGGGCTTCTTCGTCAGCACCACCCTGCTGTGGCACGGCACCTTCACCATCAATTCGCTCAGCCACATCTTCGGCAAGCGCCGCTACAAGACGACGGACACCAGCCGCAACAACTGGCTGCTGGCGCTCGTGACGCTGGGCGAGGGGTGGCACAACAACCACCACTTCCACCAGAACACCGCCAACCAGGGCTGGTTCTGGTGGGAGGTGGACCTCAGCTACTACTCGCTGAGGGTGCTCTCCTGGTTCAAGGTGGTGGAGGGCCTGCGGCTGCCCTCCGAGGCCACGAAGTACGCCTTCCAGAAGTACACCGAGGAGGAGCGCGCGGCGCTGGCGGCGCCCACCCGCTTCTGGGGCGCCTCGGGCGAGCGGGCCCAGCTCGTGGCGGCGAAGGCCGCCAGTGACGCCGCGAAGGCCGCCAGCGACGCGGCGAAGGTCGCCAGTGACGCCGCGAAGGCCGCGGGTGACAAGGTGCGCGAGGCCCTGACGGCCGCCGCGGACCACCTGCCCACCTCCGCGCCGCCGCCGTCCGCCCTGCTCAAGCGGTGA
- a CDS encoding peroxiredoxin yields the protein MLVPLLVAGLFSGAVPQVGETAPDFTAKDSAGNVYTLSEMVKKGPVILAFFPKAFTGGCTRELKAYRDRYADVEKAQGQVLAISMDDAETLTRFKADLKAPFPFIPDPEGKVVGAYDVKMPLLSVPKRYTFVVGEDRKILKVESGNDAIDPNGAIVSCPLRKPAGADAKTPDSGTK from the coding sequence ATGCTCGTGCCATTGCTCGTCGCCGGACTCTTCAGTGGCGCCGTCCCCCAGGTCGGGGAGACGGCGCCGGACTTCACGGCGAAGGACTCCGCCGGAAACGTCTACACGTTGTCGGAGATGGTGAAGAAGGGGCCCGTCATCCTGGCCTTCTTCCCCAAGGCCTTCACGGGCGGCTGTACCCGTGAGCTGAAGGCGTATCGGGACAGGTACGCGGACGTGGAGAAGGCCCAGGGCCAGGTGCTGGCCATCAGCATGGATGACGCGGAGACGCTGACGCGCTTCAAGGCCGACCTGAAGGCGCCCTTTCCGTTCATCCCCGACCCGGAGGGCAAGGTCGTCGGCGCCTATGACGTGAAGATGCCGCTGCTGTCCGTGCCGAAGCGCTACACCTTCGTCGTGGGCGAGGACCGGAAGATTCTGAAGGTGGAGTCCGGCAACGACGCCATCGACCCGAACGGCGCCATTGTCTCCTGTCCGCTGCGCAAGCCGGCCGGCGCGGACGCGAAGACGCCGGACTCGGGCACGAAGTAG
- a CDS encoding M50 family metallopeptidase: MFRFRLGSIPVEVHPSHLLVSGMLAWSSVPAAQNGWPFRMVDGAPTLGHASAMVVYILSWMLIVFVSVLIHEMGHALASRLFGYRPSIALVWMGGHTLPTDAPGPLPWKRDLLITAAGPFFGLMLGVLSGVGFVLLEGRSPALDFFLLTFMLANLFWAFLNMLPVLPLDGGRITTTLATRVFGPRRGFVLAQGLALLVCVGAVVYGLKSGSLLLTLIFAMYGMQSFRVVAEALRSGQAQSVPLEGPLAEKLREARAALDAGQMDEARRLGASVLEAEEGLTPKLASHAHHLMGWLALKEGHGRQALDHFSQVQGLPVEPHAVAASFSLVGDDGRAVEWWKQAWQTSSDRTVLHEYAGTLIRLGREAEALKLPGLDPEAAFSCAERVLFIRGAYSEAAAVGEAALQHAPSATLAYDAACAYARARNVPDAMRLLHRATELGFTDGAYAASDEDLAPLHGYPAFEEWLTALRQSAAS; the protein is encoded by the coding sequence ATGTTCCGCTTTCGCCTCGGGAGCATTCCCGTCGAAGTCCATCCGAGCCACCTGCTGGTGTCCGGCATGCTGGCCTGGAGCTCCGTCCCCGCGGCCCAGAACGGCTGGCCGTTCCGCATGGTGGATGGGGCTCCCACCCTGGGCCACGCCAGCGCGATGGTCGTCTACATCCTGTCGTGGATGCTCATCGTCTTCGTGTCCGTGCTCATCCATGAGATGGGGCACGCGCTGGCCAGCCGCCTGTTCGGCTACCGGCCAAGCATCGCGCTCGTCTGGATGGGTGGCCACACGCTCCCCACCGACGCGCCGGGCCCGCTGCCCTGGAAGCGGGATTTGCTCATCACCGCGGCCGGCCCCTTCTTCGGGCTGATGCTGGGCGTGCTGAGCGGGGTGGGCTTCGTCCTGCTCGAGGGCCGCTCGCCCGCGCTGGACTTCTTCCTGCTCACCTTCATGCTGGCCAACCTCTTCTGGGCGTTCCTCAACATGCTGCCCGTGCTGCCGTTGGACGGCGGGCGCATCACCACCACCCTGGCCACGCGGGTGTTCGGCCCCCGGCGCGGCTTCGTGCTGGCGCAGGGCCTGGCCCTGCTGGTGTGCGTGGGCGCGGTGGTCTACGGCCTGAAGTCGGGCTCGCTGCTGCTCACGCTCATCTTCGCCATGTACGGCATGCAGTCCTTCCGCGTGGTGGCGGAGGCGCTCCGCAGCGGGCAGGCCCAGAGCGTCCCGCTGGAAGGCCCCCTGGCGGAGAAGCTGCGGGAGGCCCGGGCCGCGCTCGACGCGGGCCAGATGGACGAGGCGCGCCGGCTGGGCGCGTCCGTGCTGGAGGCCGAGGAGGGCCTGACGCCGAAGCTGGCCAGCCACGCCCACCACCTGATGGGCTGGCTCGCCTTGAAGGAGGGCCACGGCCGCCAGGCGCTGGACCACTTCTCCCAGGTGCAGGGCCTGCCGGTGGAGCCGCACGCGGTGGCGGCGTCCTTCTCCCTGGTGGGGGACGACGGGCGCGCGGTGGAGTGGTGGAAGCAGGCGTGGCAGACCTCATCGGACCGGACCGTCCTCCACGAGTACGCCGGCACCCTCATCCGCCTGGGCCGCGAGGCAGAGGCCCTGAAGCTGCCGGGCCTGGACCCGGAGGCGGCCTTCTCCTGCGCGGAGCGGGTGCTCTTCATCCGGGGCGCGTACTCGGAAGCGGCGGCCGTGGGCGAGGCGGCGCTGCAGCACGCGCCCAGCGCCACCCTGGCCTACGACGCGGCGTGCGCCTACGCTCGCGCACGCAACGTGCCTGACGCGATGCGGCTCCTGCACCGCGCCACGGAGCTGGGCTTCACCGACGGCGCCTATGCCGCCTCGGACGAGGACCTGGCACCGCTCCATGGGTACCCCGCATTCGAGGAGTGGTTGACGGCGCTGCGGCAATCCGCCGCCTCCTGA
- the dusB gene encoding tRNA dihydrouridine synthase DusB: MPQLGPYTLPNPYILAPMAGVSEMPFRVLAFRLGAALCPTELVSSQGLMRANQRTLKYLRYDAQVERPYSLQIYGGEPEAMAKAAVVGKAAGAQIIDINMGCPVKKVVKNGAGSGLLCDVPRAADIVRRIREATGLPVTCKIRSGWDARSLNYLQVAGALQEAGCAGLAIHPRTREQGYSGQADWGVIADLKRHFPELPIIGNGDVKTPADAARMRETTGCDFVMIGRAALGNPWLFRELLGGPPATPRERCALVLEHLRAHLDFMGDPLGAVRSFRKQLAWYAHGLHGAAAFRAEVNGLDAPSAVEDCVRRFFTAAQVDLAGPGEEQDVDYRAALG; the protein is encoded by the coding sequence ATGCCGCAGCTCGGTCCCTATACCCTGCCGAACCCGTACATCCTGGCCCCCATGGCCGGGGTAAGCGAGATGCCCTTCCGCGTGCTCGCCTTCCGCCTGGGCGCCGCGCTCTGCCCCACCGAGCTCGTCAGCTCCCAGGGGCTGATGCGCGCCAACCAGCGGACGTTGAAGTACCTCCGCTACGACGCCCAGGTGGAGCGGCCCTACTCGCTCCAAATCTACGGCGGCGAGCCGGAGGCCATGGCGAAGGCCGCGGTGGTGGGGAAGGCGGCGGGCGCGCAAATCATCGACATCAACATGGGCTGCCCGGTGAAGAAGGTGGTGAAGAACGGGGCGGGCAGCGGCCTGCTCTGCGACGTGCCCCGCGCGGCGGACATCGTCCGGCGCATCCGCGAGGCCACCGGCCTGCCCGTCACCTGCAAGATTCGCTCGGGCTGGGACGCCCGCAGCCTCAACTACCTCCAGGTGGCCGGCGCGCTCCAGGAGGCCGGCTGCGCGGGGCTGGCCATCCACCCCCGCACGCGCGAGCAGGGCTACTCGGGGCAGGCGGACTGGGGCGTCATCGCCGACCTCAAGCGCCACTTCCCGGAGCTGCCCATCATCGGCAACGGGGACGTGAAGACGCCCGCGGACGCCGCGCGCATGCGGGAGACCACCGGCTGCGACTTCGTGATGATTGGCCGCGCCGCGCTGGGCAACCCGTGGCTCTTCCGCGAGCTGCTGGGCGGGCCGCCCGCCACCCCGCGCGAGCGCTGTGCGCTGGTGCTGGAGCACCTCCGCGCGCACCTGGACTTCATGGGGGACCCGCTGGGCGCCGTGCGCTCCTTCCGCAAGCAGCTCGCGTGGTACGCCCACGGCCTCCATGGCGCCGCGGCCTTCCGTGCGGAGGTGAACGGCCTGGACGCGCCGTCGGCGGTGGAGGACTGCGTGCGCCGCTTCTTCACCGCCGCCCAGGTGGACCTCGCCGGTCCCGGTGAGGAGCAGGACGTGGACTACCGCGCGGCCCTGGGCTGA
- a CDS encoding glycosyltransferase family 4 protein, producing MRMASEEEGLDGGALLREGRPASGRDVASGRSVRRVLMTADAVGDVWTYALELTRALAPHGVEVTLATMGAPLSSAQWAEARGIPNLAVEEGRFRLEWMEDPWEDVRSAGEWLLALERRVCPDVVHLNGYVHGALPWLHRPLVVGHACRLSWWRAVKGEDAPERHARYREAVRAGLHAAGRVVAPSRDLLAALQAHYGPLAAAEVIPHARRPDRAPPRSEREPFILSVGSPWDEAKNVSVLEAAAPRLGWPVKLVGDARHPSERKAEPRNLQWMGHLAPHALAEWMARASIFALPARYAPFGLAALEAALSGCALVLGDLPSLREVWGDGAACFVPPDDVDALVETLERLREDAALRTRLALRARAWALTYAPRRMASRYLSAYARLTSAQDALSHPGTPRH from the coding sequence ATGCGCATGGCGAGCGAAGAGGAAGGACTGGATGGCGGCGCCCTGCTCCGCGAGGGCAGGCCTGCGTCGGGCCGTGACGTCGCGTCGGGCCGGAGCGTGCGGCGCGTGCTGATGACGGCGGACGCCGTGGGGGACGTGTGGACCTACGCGCTGGAGCTGACGCGGGCGCTCGCGCCGCACGGGGTGGAGGTGACGCTGGCGACCATGGGGGCCCCGCTCTCCAGCGCGCAGTGGGCGGAGGCGCGTGGCATCCCCAACCTCGCCGTCGAAGAGGGGCGCTTCCGGTTGGAGTGGATGGAGGACCCCTGGGAGGACGTCCGCTCCGCGGGCGAGTGGCTGCTCGCCCTGGAGCGGCGGGTGTGTCCGGACGTGGTGCACCTCAATGGCTATGTGCACGGGGCGCTGCCGTGGCTGCACCGGCCGCTGGTGGTGGGCCACGCGTGCCGCCTGTCGTGGTGGCGGGCGGTGAAGGGCGAGGACGCGCCGGAGCGCCACGCCCGCTACCGCGAGGCCGTCCGCGCGGGGCTCCACGCGGCGGGCCGGGTGGTGGCGCCGAGCCGGGACCTGCTCGCCGCGCTCCAGGCGCACTACGGCCCGCTGGCCGCCGCGGAGGTCATCCCCCATGCCCGGCGCCCGGACCGGGCGCCGCCGCGCTCGGAGCGGGAGCCCTTCATCCTCAGCGTGGGCAGCCCCTGGGACGAGGCGAAGAACGTCTCGGTGCTGGAGGCCGCCGCGCCGCGCCTGGGCTGGCCGGTGAAGCTCGTGGGCGACGCGCGCCACCCCTCTGAGCGGAAGGCGGAGCCGCGCAACCTCCAGTGGATGGGGCACCTGGCGCCGCATGCCCTGGCGGAGTGGATGGCGCGGGCCTCCATCTTCGCGCTGCCCGCCCGCTACGCCCCCTTCGGCCTCGCCGCGCTGGAGGCGGCCCTGTCCGGCTGCGCGCTGGTGCTGGGGGACCTCCCGTCGCTGCGCGAGGTGTGGGGGGATGGGGCCGCGTGCTTCGTGCCCCCGGATGACGTGGACGCCCTGGTGGAGACGCTGGAGCGGCTGCGCGAGGACGCCGCGCTGCGCACCCGGCTGGCCCTGCGCGCGCGGGCGTGGGCGCTGACGTACGCGCCCCGGCGGATGGCCAGCCGCTACCTCTCTGCCTATGCCCGCCTCACCAGCGCCCAGGACGCGCTGTCGCACCCGGGCACCCCCAGGCACTGA
- a CDS encoding glycoside hydrolase family 1 protein, whose protein sequence is MSASEQTFPADFTFGVATAAYQVEGGIENDWAEWERAGRLKAPDARCGAAVDHWNRYEEDYALARAVGATAFRISLEWARIEPERGRFDEAALEAYRERLLKMKAHGLRPVVTLHHFTHPTWFHRETPWHQPASVDVFRRYAKRCAALLEGLDALVISFNEPMVLLLGGYLQGAIPPGIADGPTTMRAMENLVRSHVAAREELLARLGRVELGISQNMLAFAPDRWWHPLDRALVRLGAQAYNHAFHEALATGRLRVTMPGVASTRVDIPGARDSVEFIGVNYYTRAHLRFVPRPPFIEFKYRDIHGRGLTDIGWEDWPEGFLQTLRDVRRYGKPVWITENGIDDRKGARRPHYLHTHLAQVLTARAQGVDVRGYLYWSLLDNFEWLEGWGPRFGLYHVDFDTLRRSPTPACDYFRAVATSRTLAPPDAVRPAGG, encoded by the coding sequence ATGAGCGCCTCCGAGCAGACCTTCCCCGCGGACTTCACCTTCGGCGTCGCGACCGCCGCGTACCAGGTGGAGGGCGGCATCGAGAACGACTGGGCCGAGTGGGAGCGGGCCGGACGGCTGAAGGCGCCGGACGCCCGGTGCGGCGCGGCGGTGGACCACTGGAACCGCTACGAGGAGGACTACGCCCTGGCCCGGGCGGTGGGCGCCACGGCGTTCCGCATCTCCCTGGAGTGGGCGCGCATCGAGCCGGAGCGCGGGCGCTTCGACGAGGCGGCGCTGGAGGCCTACCGGGAGCGGCTCCTGAAGATGAAGGCCCACGGCCTGCGGCCGGTGGTGACGCTGCACCACTTCACGCACCCGACGTGGTTCCACCGGGAGACGCCGTGGCATCAGCCGGCCAGCGTGGACGTCTTCCGGCGCTACGCCAAGCGCTGCGCGGCGCTGCTGGAGGGGCTGGACGCGCTGGTCATCTCCTTCAACGAGCCCATGGTGCTGCTGTTGGGGGGGTATCTGCAGGGCGCCATTCCTCCGGGCATCGCGGACGGCCCCACCACCATGCGGGCCATGGAGAACCTGGTGCGCTCGCACGTGGCCGCCCGGGAGGAGCTGCTGGCCCGGCTGGGGCGCGTGGAGCTCGGCATCTCCCAGAACATGCTCGCCTTCGCGCCGGACCGGTGGTGGCACCCGCTGGACCGCGCGCTGGTGAGGCTCGGGGCCCAGGCCTACAACCATGCGTTCCATGAGGCGCTGGCCACTGGCAGGCTGCGCGTCACCATGCCGGGCGTGGCCTCCACGCGCGTGGACATCCCCGGCGCGCGGGACTCCGTGGAGTTCATCGGGGTGAACTACTACACCCGCGCGCACCTGCGCTTCGTGCCGCGCCCGCCCTTCATCGAGTTCAAGTACCGGGACATCCACGGCCGGGGCCTCACCGACATCGGCTGGGAGGACTGGCCGGAGGGCTTCCTCCAGACGCTGCGCGACGTGCGGCGCTACGGGAAGCCAGTGTGGATTACGGAGAACGGCATCGACGACCGCAAGGGTGCCCGCCGTCCCCACTACCTCCACACCCACCTGGCCCAGGTGCTGACCGCGCGCGCGCAGGGCGTGGACGTGCGCGGCTACCTCTACTGGAGCCTGCTCGACAACTTCGAGTGGCTGGAGGGCTGGGGGCCGCGCTTCGGCCTCTACCACGTCGACTTCGACACGCTCCGCCGCAGCCCCACGCCCGCCTGCGACTACTTCCGCGCCGTGGCCACCAGCCGCACGCTGGCGCCGCCCGACGCGGTCCGCCCGGCGGGGGGCTGA
- a CDS encoding chloride channel protein, whose product MTAGDAPASGQAVQRAVWVRLRAATSRFTHAALGASNRLRLPGPSVLPVAGAVVGLYSGLAAGIFSSLIGLVSGLTFGAASLKHTLREGQFRTLMEAFAAARWHPEYAFIGVPLAAGALLLSRIIEPGGPRDEVKRRLRLLALLTLGALSLYYPLVALSALNSVFGHSHNLVEAIPHLPWWLMLLAPTLGGVVVGRLLRDRPETHGHGVPEVVRAVKSGANELPADRGLLKLVASAITIGSGGSAGREGPIVYGGAAFASTVGRLLGFSRKELSILLACGAGAGISASFNAPIAGAVFAMEIILREFELRVFSPIILASVAGTLVSQGVMGESAMLRQVPYELVSGGEVLAYAGLGITCGLLAFTFVQLLHGVEHFFHGHGKNRLSPWLGSKPLPLRAGLGGLCAGILAFASPTVWGSGHDYINLAALGRLPFLFLITACLLKLVATAVTIGSGGSGGTFFPAALIGAMAGGAFGTLVHYFFPESTGPSGAYALVGMGGAVAALTRGPLTGMMMLYELSGNHDIILPLMVTCTIASALCHYLTERKAPKVQSDADLLEATPVRSLMAHLTPVPAGTPLRALTDLLLTSEAGTLPVLDTVGRIYGTVQVEQLREVWRDESVYPLLVASDLARKLPALAPDANLAHALHVMDHEDVDALPVTAPPGNPTCGLITRAAVRRFLFAQHAQAHAEGEYPITPSEAH is encoded by the coding sequence ATGACTGCAGGGGATGCACCCGCCTCAGGCCAGGCGGTCCAGCGCGCCGTCTGGGTTCGCCTTCGCGCGGCGACGAGCCGCTTCACCCACGCCGCCCTGGGAGCGTCCAACCGCCTGCGCCTGCCCGGCCCCTCCGTCCTGCCGGTGGCGGGCGCGGTCGTCGGCCTGTACAGCGGGCTGGCGGCCGGCATCTTCTCCAGCCTCATCGGCCTGGTGAGCGGGCTCACCTTCGGCGCGGCCTCGCTGAAGCACACGCTGCGCGAGGGCCAGTTCCGCACCCTCATGGAGGCCTTCGCCGCGGCCCGGTGGCATCCGGAGTACGCCTTCATCGGCGTGCCGTTGGCGGCCGGCGCGCTGCTGCTGTCGCGCATCATCGAGCCGGGTGGGCCTCGCGACGAGGTGAAGCGCCGGCTGCGCCTGCTGGCCCTGCTGACGCTGGGCGCGCTGTCGCTCTACTACCCGCTGGTGGCGCTGTCCGCGCTCAACAGCGTGTTCGGCCACAGCCACAACCTGGTGGAGGCGATTCCCCACCTCCCGTGGTGGCTGATGCTGCTGGCGCCCACGTTGGGCGGCGTGGTGGTGGGACGTCTGCTGCGAGACAGGCCGGAGACGCACGGCCACGGCGTGCCCGAGGTGGTGCGGGCGGTGAAGAGCGGCGCCAACGAGTTGCCGGCCGACCGGGGCCTGCTGAAGCTGGTGGCGTCCGCCATCACCATTGGCAGCGGCGGCTCGGCGGGCCGCGAGGGCCCCATCGTCTATGGCGGCGCGGCGTTCGCCTCCACCGTGGGCCGGCTGCTGGGCTTCAGCCGCAAGGAGCTGTCCATCCTCCTGGCTTGCGGCGCGGGCGCGGGCATCTCCGCGTCCTTCAACGCCCCCATCGCCGGCGCCGTGTTCGCGATGGAAATCATCCTGCGCGAGTTCGAGCTGCGCGTCTTCTCCCCCATCATCCTGGCCAGCGTGGCCGGCACCCTGGTGAGCCAGGGCGTGATGGGCGAGTCCGCCATGCTCCGGCAGGTCCCCTACGAGCTGGTCAGCGGCGGCGAGGTACTGGCCTACGCGGGCCTGGGCATCACCTGCGGGCTCCTGGCCTTCACCTTCGTGCAGTTGCTGCACGGCGTGGAGCACTTCTTCCACGGCCACGGCAAGAACCGGCTGTCCCCGTGGCTGGGCAGCAAGCCGCTGCCCCTGCGCGCGGGCCTGGGCGGGCTGTGCGCCGGCATCCTGGCCTTCGCCAGCCCCACCGTGTGGGGCAGCGGGCACGACTACATCAACCTGGCCGCGCTGGGCCGGCTGCCCTTCCTGTTCCTCATCACCGCGTGCCTGCTGAAGCTGGTGGCGACGGCCGTCACCATCGGCTCGGGGGGTTCGGGCGGCACCTTCTTCCCGGCGGCGCTCATCGGCGCCATGGCGGGCGGCGCCTTCGGCACGCTGGTGCACTACTTCTTCCCGGAGAGCACCGGCCCCAGCGGCGCGTATGCCCTGGTGGGCATGGGCGGCGCGGTGGCGGCGCTCACCCGCGGCCCGCTCACGGGCATGATGATGCTGTACGAGCTGAGCGGGAACCACGACATCATCCTGCCGCTGATGGTGACGTGCACCATCGCCTCCGCGCTCTGCCACTACCTCACCGAGCGGAAGGCGCCGAAGGTCCAGAGCGACGCGGACCTGCTGGAGGCCACGCCCGTGCGCTCGCTGATGGCGCACCTGACGCCCGTGCCCGCGGGCACGCCGCTGCGCGCGCTGACGGACCTGCTGCTCACCTCCGAGGCGGGCACCCTGCCCGTCCTGGACACCGTGGGCCGCATCTACGGCACCGTGCAGGTGGAGCAGCTCCGCGAGGTGTGGCGCGACGAATCCGTGTACCCGCTGCTGGTGGCCAGCGACCTGGCGCGCAAGCTGCCCGCGCTGGCGCCCGACGCGAACCTGGCCCACGCGCTCCACGTCATGGACCACGAGGACGTGGACGCCCTGCCCGTCACCGCGCCACCGGGCAACCCCACCTGCGGGTTGATTACCCGCGCCGCGGTGCGCCGGTTCCTCTTCGCGCAGCACGCCCAGGCCCACGCGGAGGGCGAATACCCCATCACCCCCTCCGAGGCGCACTGA
- a CDS encoding GNAT family N-acetyltransferase — protein MEILRATPSEHTLLRNLYALYLHDLSEFGVEYAMDEQGRWRPDFLPTWLVPAPEVHPLLLRWEGRVVGFAFVGQSPFPYMTPGRDYRMSEFFILRSERRNGLGRRAAWAVFDHFPGIWELSQLPRNRAAIAFWRSVIGEYTGGAFEDTFIDGSPAQVFDSRRRAAPR, from the coding sequence ATGGAGATTCTCCGAGCGACTCCGTCCGAGCACACGCTGCTTCGAAACCTCTATGCGCTCTACCTCCACGACCTGAGCGAGTTCGGCGTGGAGTACGCGATGGACGAGCAGGGGCGCTGGCGGCCGGACTTCCTGCCCACGTGGCTGGTTCCCGCCCCGGAGGTCCATCCCCTGCTGCTGCGCTGGGAGGGCCGCGTCGTGGGCTTCGCCTTCGTGGGCCAGTCCCCCTTCCCCTACATGACGCCCGGGCGCGACTACCGGATGAGCGAGTTCTTCATCCTCCGAAGCGAGCGGAGAAACGGCCTGGGTCGGCGCGCGGCCTGGGCCGTGTTCGACCACTTCCCCGGCATCTGGGAGCTGTCGCAGCTTCCTCGCAACCGCGCCGCCATCGCCTTCTGGCGGAGCGTCATCGGCGAGTACACGGGCGGCGCCTTCGAGGACACCTTCATCGATGGCTCGCCCGCCCAGGTCTTCGACAGCCGGCGGCGCGCGGCGCCCAGGTAG